A stretch of Elstera cyanobacteriorum DNA encodes these proteins:
- a CDS encoding indolepyruvate ferredoxin oxidoreductase family protein — MGIPAARGAQTLATVSLEDKYTVESGRIFLTGTQALVRLPLMQRARDRAAGLNTGGFISGYRGSPLGGVDKALWDARKFLKNGNITFEPGLNEDLAATAVWGSQQVNLYPDATVDGVFAMWYGKGPGVDRSGDVFKHANNAGTSKHGGVLVLAGDDHTCKSSTLPHQSEYAFMDASIPVLNPAGVQEILDYGMIGWAMSRYSGLWIGMKTIAESVDSSASVYVDPLRALPVMPTDFEFPPDGVHIRWPDKPLAQEMRLHKYKLYAALAFARANKLDQIMIDSPKPRFGIVTTGKSYLDVRQALDDLGIDEDLAAEIGLRVYKVAMSWPLEREGARHFAEGLEEILVVEEKRAVIENQLKEQLYNWREDVRPRVIGKFDEEKNWILPSPDELTPARIARVIAKRIARFYKSERIDQRLAFLEAKEKQLAGLKTEIARVPTFCSGCPHNSSTKVPDGSRAVGGIGCHYMVTWMDRKTETFTQMGGEGVPWVGQSPFTKTKHIFANLGDGTYQHSGLLAIRAAIAAKVNITYKILFNDAVAMTGGQPHDVPLSVPQLTRQLSAEGVRQVRVVTDEPEKYPSDAGFAPGVTVHHRDDLDQVQRDIREIEGVTAIVYDQTCATEKRRRRKRGLMVDPPKRTIINDLVCEGCGDCGEQSNCVSILPLETEFGRKRTIDQSTCNKDFSCVKGFCPSFVTVKGGQLRKPKAAKEEAWAELPEPTVAPLSPVYSVLVTGVGGTGVVTIGALLGMAAHLDGKGVAVLDMTGLAQKGGAVYSHIRVAEKPGDIHAVRIPAGEADLVLGADALTTGTFDSLAKVRGDQTRVVLNSFESMPSDFTRKPDLRFPTGSLMQAVTEAAGTGDHLQVLDATRLATALMGDSIATNAFLLGFAAQKGWLPVSLSALERAIELNGVSIGFNKKALLWGRRAAVDLAAVEAAAKPAATGGSQKLSESLAEMVARRVDFLTQYQDAAYADRYKSLVARTEAVEQHIAPTSDALTRAVARYAFKLMAIKDEYEVARLYTDGSFAKQVAAQFEGDYTLEFNLAPPMIAEKDATTGHLKKKAYGPWMLTAFKALAKLKGLRGTAFDVFGKTEERKMERRLRDEYLKRVEEVLRSVTPAKLPTAVALLSVPEQIRGFGHVKEAHVAKAEALTQKLLAEYQNPAPQTPVAAAAE, encoded by the coding sequence ATGGGTATTCCGGCAGCACGCGGGGCGCAGACGCTCGCGACCGTCAGCCTAGAAGACAAGTATACCGTCGAAAGCGGCCGCATCTTTTTGACCGGCACGCAGGCGCTGGTTCGGCTGCCGCTGATGCAGCGCGCGCGCGACCGGGCGGCGGGGCTTAATACCGGCGGCTTTATCTCCGGCTATCGCGGCTCGCCGCTGGGCGGGGTCGATAAGGCGCTGTGGGATGCCCGCAAGTTTCTGAAAAACGGCAATATTACCTTCGAGCCGGGCCTGAACGAAGATCTGGCCGCCACCGCCGTTTGGGGGTCGCAGCAGGTCAACCTGTACCCCGATGCCACGGTCGATGGCGTTTTCGCCATGTGGTACGGCAAAGGGCCGGGCGTTGACCGGTCGGGCGACGTGTTCAAACACGCCAATAACGCCGGCACGTCGAAGCACGGCGGCGTGCTGGTGCTGGCGGGCGACGATCACACCTGCAAGTCCTCCACCCTGCCCCATCAGTCCGAATATGCCTTTATGGATGCCTCCATCCCGGTGCTGAACCCGGCGGGGGTGCAGGAAATCCTCGATTACGGCATGATTGGCTGGGCGATGAGCCGCTATTCCGGCCTTTGGATCGGCATGAAGACCATCGCCGAATCGGTCGATAGTTCCGCATCCGTCTATGTCGATCCGCTGCGCGCCCTGCCGGTGATGCCGACCGACTTCGAATTTCCGCCCGACGGCGTGCATATCCGCTGGCCGGATAAGCCGCTGGCCCAGGAAATGCGGCTGCACAAATATAAGCTCTACGCCGCCCTAGCCTTCGCGCGCGCCAATAAGCTCGATCAGATCATGATCGACAGCCCGAAGCCCCGCTTCGGGATCGTCACCACCGGTAAATCCTACCTCGATGTCCGCCAGGCGCTCGACGATCTCGGCATCGACGAGGATTTGGCCGCCGAGATTGGGTTGCGCGTCTATAAGGTCGCCATGTCCTGGCCGCTGGAACGCGAAGGCGCCCGCCATTTCGCCGAGGGGCTGGAAGAAATTCTGGTCGTCGAAGAAAAGCGCGCCGTCATCGAAAACCAGCTTAAAGAGCAGCTTTATAACTGGCGGGAAGACGTGCGCCCGCGCGTCATTGGCAAGTTTGATGAGGAGAAGAATTGGATTCTCCCCTCCCCCGACGAACTGACCCCGGCGCGCATCGCCCGCGTTATCGCCAAACGCATCGCACGGTTTTACAAAAGCGAGCGGATCGACCAGCGCTTGGCCTTCCTCGAAGCTAAGGAAAAGCAGCTTGCGGGGCTGAAGACCGAAATTGCCCGCGTCCCGACCTTCTGTTCCGGCTGCCCGCACAATAGCTCGACCAAAGTGCCGGACGGCAGCCGCGCCGTTGGCGGCATCGGCTGCCATTACATGGTCACTTGGATGGATCGGAAGACCGAAACCTTCACCCAAATGGGCGGCGAAGGCGTGCCCTGGGTTGGCCAATCGCCCTTTACCAAGACCAAGCATATTTTCGCCAATCTTGGCGACGGCACCTATCAGCACTCCGGCCTGCTGGCGATCCGCGCCGCCATCGCGGCGAAGGTGAATATTACCTATAAGATCCTGTTCAACGATGCGGTCGCCATGACCGGCGGCCAGCCCCATGATGTACCGCTGTCGGTGCCGCAACTGACCCGGCAGCTTTCGGCAGAAGGCGTGCGGCAGGTGCGCGTCGTTACCGACGAGCCGGAGAAATACCCGTCCGACGCCGGGTTCGCCCCGGGTGTGACCGTGCACCACCGCGACGATCTCGATCAGGTTCAGCGCGATATCCGCGAAATCGAGGGCGTGACCGCCATCGTCTACGATCAGACCTGCGCCACCGAAAAGCGCCGCCGCCGCAAGCGCGGCCTGATGGTCGATCCGCCCAAGCGCACGATCATCAACGATCTCGTCTGCGAAGGCTGCGGCGACTGCGGCGAACAGTCGAACTGCGTATCGATCCTGCCGCTGGAAACCGAGTTTGGCCGCAAGCGCACCATCGACCAATCGACCTGCAATAAGGATTTCTCCTGCGTCAAAGGCTTCTGCCCCAGCTTCGTCACCGTGAAGGGCGGCCAGTTGCGCAAGCCGAAGGCCGCGAAGGAAGAAGCCTGGGCAGAACTGCCGGAACCCACCGTCGCCCCGCTGTCGCCGGTCTATTCGGTGCTGGTCACCGGCGTCGGCGGTACCGGCGTCGTCACCATCGGGGCACTGCTGGGGATGGCGGCGCACCTCGACGGTAAGGGCGTTGCGGTGCTCGATATGACCGGGCTCGCGCAGAAGGGTGGTGCCGTCTACTCGCATATCCGGGTTGCCGAAAAGCCGGGCGATATTCATGCCGTCCGCATTCCTGCCGGGGAAGCCGATCTGGTATTGGGCGCCGATGCGCTGACCACGGGCACTTTCGATAGTCTTGCGAAAGTGCGCGGCGATCAAACCCGCGTGGTGCTGAACAGTTTTGAAAGCATGCCGTCCGACTTTACCCGCAAGCCGGACCTGCGCTTCCCCACCGGTTCCTTAATGCAAGCGGTGACGGAAGCGGCCGGCACGGGCGACCATCTGCAAGTGCTGGACGCAACGCGCCTCGCGACCGCCCTGATGGGCGATTCCATCGCGACCAATGCCTTCCTGCTCGGGTTCGCCGCGCAAAAGGGTTGGCTGCCGGTCAGCCTTTCGGCACTGGAACGGGCGATTGAACTCAATGGCGTCTCGATTGGCTTCAACAAGAAAGCCCTGCTGTGGGGCCGCCGCGCTGCCGTCGATCTCGCCGCCGTCGAAGCCGCTGCGAAGCCCGCCGCGACGGGCGGGTCGCAGAAGCTGTCGGAAAGCTTGGCCGAGATGGTCGCCCGCCGGGTGGATTTCCTGACCCAGTATCAGGATGCCGCCTATGCCGACCGCTATAAATCCTTGGTCGCCCGCACCGAAGCGGTCGAGCAGCATATCGCCCCGACGTCGGACGCGCTGACCCGTGCCGTTGCGCGCTATGCCTTCAAACTGATGGCGATCAAAGATGAGTATGAAGTGGCGCGGCTTTATACCGACGGCAGCTTCGCCAAGCAGGTCGCGGCGCAGTTCGAGGGCGATTACACGCTGGAATTCAACCTCGCCCCGCCGATGATTGCCGAAAAGGATGCCACGACCGGCCATCTGAAGAAAAAGGCCTATGGTCCGTGGATGCTAACCGCTTTCAAGGCGCTGGCGAAGTTGAAGGGCCTGCGTGGCACCGCCTTCGATGTCTTTGGCAAAACCGAAGAGCGCAAAATGGAACGCCGCCTGCGCGACGAATATCTGAAGCGGGTGGAAGAGGTGCTGCGCAGCGTAACCCCGGCGAAACTGCCAACCGCCGTGGCGCTGCTCTCGGTACCGGAGCAGATTCGCGGCTTCGGTCACGTCAAAGAGGCCCATGTGGCGAAGGCGGAGGCGCTGACGCAAAAGCTGCTGGCGGAGTATCAAAACCCCGCCCCGCAAACGCCGGTCGCGGCAGCGGCAGAGTAA